A genomic region of Candidatus Zixiibacteriota bacterium contains the following coding sequences:
- the rocD gene encoding ornithine--oxo-acid transaminase, with protein MHTIKAPNKTATGFSQIPDNQIIDFEGVYGANHYGRLEMVVRKASGVWLTDIEDREYLDCLAAYSAANQGHHHPRIVQALVDALQGEYASVISNVVYTDPLGVFLKKLATTVPQLGTRFGDHGNKVLLKNGGVESCETAIKAARFYGWKTKGIPDGKQEVIVFENNFHGRMITTVSYSSSKKYKEGFGPLTPGFVTVPYGDLSAVEKAVNKNTCAIWVEPMQGEGGMYQPPAGFLQGLRDLCDKHDMLLLFDEIQVGLGRTGKMFCFEHENVVPAGITLGKALSGGLVPVSAFVCNTKVMDLVFQPGRDGSTYGGYPLACVAGIAALDVLINDDLPGRAAKMGAILRRKIETIASRSSHVKEVRGRGLFIGIEVHGGDAMVYCKKLLELGILANDSHGHTIRISPPLILDETDIDYIAERLEKILVD; from the coding sequence CAAAACTGCCACTGGTTTCTCGCAAATCCCAGACAATCAGATTATTGATTTTGAAGGCGTATACGGCGCAAACCATTATGGCCGACTCGAGATGGTCGTGCGCAAAGCAAGCGGGGTCTGGCTGACCGATATCGAAGACCGTGAATATCTTGACTGCCTCGCGGCCTATTCTGCCGCGAACCAAGGTCATCACCACCCGCGCATTGTACAGGCTCTTGTCGATGCCTTGCAGGGGGAATATGCTTCGGTGATATCAAATGTCGTCTATACCGATCCGCTCGGCGTATTTCTCAAAAAGCTCGCGACAACCGTCCCACAGCTTGGTACGCGATTTGGCGACCATGGCAACAAAGTCCTGCTCAAAAATGGCGGAGTAGAGTCTTGCGAGACGGCAATCAAAGCCGCTCGATTCTATGGTTGGAAAACCAAAGGCATCCCCGATGGAAAACAGGAAGTCATAGTTTTCGAAAATAACTTCCATGGCCGCATGATTACGACTGTCTCTTACTCTTCATCGAAAAAATATAAGGAAGGTTTTGGTCCGCTCACGCCGGGCTTTGTGACCGTTCCGTATGGCGATCTCTCAGCGGTAGAAAAAGCAGTGAACAAAAACACCTGCGCAATCTGGGTTGAGCCGATGCAGGGCGAGGGCGGCATGTATCAGCCGCCGGCTGGATTCCTTCAAGGTCTTCGCGACCTCTGCGACAAACATGATATGCTCCTTCTTTTCGATGAAATCCAGGTAGGACTTGGACGTACCGGCAAAATGTTCTGCTTTGAACATGAGAATGTCGTGCCCGCCGGCATCACACTCGGCAAAGCCCTCTCAGGCGGACTTGTGCCCGTCTCGGCTTTTGTCTGCAACACAAAAGTTATGGACCTTGTATTCCAACCCGGACGCGATGGCTCAACGTACGGCGGCTATCCGTTGGCTTGTGTCGCCGGTATAGCCGCGCTTGACGTGCTCATAAACGATGACCTCCCGGGCCGGGCCGCGAAGATGGGGGCTATCCTCAGACGCAAAATTGAGACTATTGCAAGCCGGTCATCCCATGTCAAAGAAGTCCGCGGACGAGGTTTGTTTATTGGCATCGAAGTGCATGGCGGCGATGCTATGGTTTACTGCAAAAAACTGCTTGAACTTGGTATACTGGCAAATGACAGCCATGGCCACACAATCCGCATTTCTCCGCCATTGATTTTGGATGAAACGGACATTGATTA